The Setaria viridis chromosome 9, Setaria_viridis_v4.0, whole genome shotgun sequence sequence AGCGGCTGCAATCAGGACGCCAATCATCAATCAAACGCCCGTCGTCCTAGAGCGCACCGCACGCCCGCATGAACATGATGGAGAAGCGGGAGCAAAtagcggagggaggaggattgGGGAATCATGAGCGCCTGCActcaccacgagcaccaccTGCTCCGCCTCTTCCGCGCTCTTGTAGCTGTCGCGGAGTCTCGTCTCCCAGCTAGAAGGCGAGCGAGTCGTTCGGGGAATTTATTCCAGCGGACTGGTAGTACGCAGCCCGGCCGCTGCTTCGAACCGAGGTTTTGAATTCAGGGCTCCCGGGGCCGTCGGATCGGGACGTGGGGCCCGGGGGACGGGCGGTGGGGATCGGGGAGTTGGCGGCTGCGGGATCCGACCGTTTgagaggctgcggcggcggggcacgcACACGAGAcgattttgaaatggagggtgCGCCGCCTGCCTGCCGTGCGGTCCGGTGCGAGTTGCGCCGCGTACTTGGTGCGTGGCGGACTCGCTGGTCGCACTGCCACTCGCCGCGACTTTTTACGGCTTTTCCTCTGACATTCGCTGCAGACGGGCGAGAGAAGCACAGAGTACgatctttttttgaaaaatcagGTTGTTGTGCGTGTATACCGTACTTGTTTgtgcttcaattttttttttgaatctgGTCGCTTCGTTGTTTTTTATCGGAAGGAGATGGGCGTGACTTTCTGGAAGAGAGGGGAAGGGTCCGTGTGGTCCCTGTGGGACGGAGGGGATTCGCGTCATCTCCCTTGTTTTTGTTTGGGACTGTAGCAACGTGTCAAACTTACGTGATCGCGTAATTTGAGGTGGTGACAAGCAAAATCATGACAGGTTCGATTTTCAAAACTCTCGGATTTCACAAATACGAATTTCGAATAGCTACCAGATCTGTCGTTGTGGATCCGCCCATGGGCTTATCCGAACACACACCAAGCTCATGGTTCCGGATCATCTGTCAATCATTGCAACAAGCTCGCTCCAGCATTTTCACCTCGCCCACCTCGCTCTTTACCATGGAGCACGGGAGCAACACAGCACACATGTAGACGGAGAACGTGACCTTGCCCCGCTGTCCCTTTGCTTGCAAGCGAAACAACCATATCCAACATGCCAGCGGCCACACGGCGAACCGACTACCGAGTAGGCGAGTACCACTGCCACAGGGTACAAAAAAACAGGCCGCATCAACCACAACCACATCCAGCTGCGAGCATTTAAACAACTATATTCAGCTATTGCGTGCATACAAGGACGTACGTGCATTTTGGCAATAGCGTGTCACATGGAAGGCTTTGTATGCACCTTAGGCTCAAAGGCCAGGGGAAAGTGATTTCAAGCAGCTCGACATGATGGGCTCACAAGAATACAAAGATAGCTCGGGTCAGGGCGAGACGGCTCTTGCTTCTGTAGCGATTAGCGAATGAATGGCTAGTGAGCTGTTCCTGTTCATGATGAAGGACACTGAAGAGCCTCGGGGAAATCCGGTGCCAATAGGCTCGGGGAAGTCTTGTGCCAATAGCCTTTGCCACTTGAACGTAGAGTTCCCAATGTTCTATGGAACTATGGAAGAAAACAGCCAATTCTGtagtttcagactttcagctGTAAAAGAAGATATTCCCGATACGAATTTGACCTATCCTCTCCCACTCTTCAAGAGAATGATCACATCTTATTATCcgcctgcatggctgcatgaAGAAAATAGAAGAATCATGTGAGGAAGTGCTATTTCACACTGACAAGATATGAGTGCCAATAATGAGCTCCCTCCAAACCAGGCAATAACTGAATAGGACTACAGCGACACATGATAGAGATGGAGATTCCTATTACTACTCTTAAAGATATGTCTTTACATCAAGATACATCACAAGATTCAACAAACATTGTTTGTGTCCCCAAAGAACTTCTATAGTAACATCATTGTTAGTATTTgcatttttcccttctttttgcGTATTAAGACAACAGCTGCtctaaaaatttaaaatattGTTAACTGGTATTGCTTTCCTTAATGATTAAAATTCCCTAATAGCATATGCCAACACTTTCAACTGGATCACTGTCCAATTCTAAAAAGAATGTATGGCTTAATTGTCCACAGAAAAATGCTACCCGAGCACCATTCCACAGCACCAATGTTTGACATGTGGATCCacgttcagacttcagagtgtaAATCCTTGGTCCATTTCAGTACAAGAAGCAGCTGGCATTACCATTTGTACTGGTTATCCTTGCAGAATTGTAAGACAAAATGTCAACCTTTTTTAGAAGTATGCCAGTACCCAGCAGCAATAATTGGTACCCAACTAAGCAGTACCAGGAGACATGCAACAACTTCATGCTTAATACATATGCGACATGTCATCAAAAGCTGACATCACGAATTCAAGATTGGTCAGGTACTTCAAAGATAAGGGACCAAGTAATGCAGTAAAAGAAAGTTACTCCAAATTTTTAATTCTATTGTCATTCTACCGCTTGATATCCTGTCTTATCCACCTCCAGGTGCTATGCTATACGCCTATACATGATTCAGCTAAACCTTCAGAGCTACACAGTATGTGGAAGATAATGTGCTTGAAGGTAATTGATATTAGAGACAATGATTCTAATACTATTTAAGAGATGCAGAAACCCCATGAGAAAAGGTATTgtatttttaaatttataatTGAAGGTTAGGATGGTCTAGTCAGCACCAATCAGCTCAAACATCAAGAAAAATGCAGAGCCAGAGGTTCTGGCAATTGATAGAATGGATAAATGAAGTAAACCAAACGAAAACACTTGAACGTTCATGTTTCAGTTATATCAATAGATACAAATTACCTACCAACTTGAAGCAATGACTTGCAAACAGTGGCTCAACAGAAGTAACAAACATTTCCATCTTCAGTTAATTTTGTGTAGACTAGCAAACTGAGGATTAGTTCCAACCAGCAAACTCGGTACTGAAAAGCTCAGTAACCATCTACTCTAAAAACTCTAGGTCCCTATAAGAAAGAATGTGATTGATCTGCAGTGTTTGTTTTTAAGGAAAGGAAAGTGTCTTTCATGTTAAACAGGGGTAAATGTACATGGATCTGCAGTGTTTGCGACCCTGATCTGTGACAGCACTTTGGACCCAAAAGCTTTTAGTGGTTATAAATGCAGACCAGGTGGCCAGCTACCTTAATTGGGCTGGAGTGCATATAAATTACGATGGCATTGCCAATTTGCAACACCACACTAAATCCCTGGCGCAACCTTTCTGTTTCAATGAAAAATCCAACAAACCAGAGCAACAGCACAAAGACAAGTCAAGCACATCAGCATTTTGGCACTTGTCCACTGAAAACAATTGCTAGAATATTGTGCTTCAACTATTACCAAACCCAGTGAAACAATAGTTTACTGCCAATCTCCCACCAACTGAAAAATCTATAAGATCACATCTGCTTTTTTTCTCCCCACCCCGGTAGGGCGGTTGTAAGTGGTTGGATGTTTGCTTGGTTTTTTTCCTCGTCTATTAAACATTTTGGCAAATCTCTTGCCACCCTttcaaaaagagaagaaaaaaaaacatctgcTTTGTCCATTTTGCCGAGTTAATCTAAAACCTGCTTGCACCAGTCAGTCTACTTTACACACCCCAATCTTTCCCAATTCATTTTAGCGTACTGCCTAACTGTCAACATTTCTGTAAACAAATAATAAGTCCAGTGAACCTAATAAAAGCTCTAAATAAACACAGCAACATTCAGCTCAGGGAAAAAAACAATAGTGACGCATTGCTTTTCTCTAGTTCCAGAAAGATGACTAAATTGGCTTGTCCAGAAAAAACAATATCTTCTTAAGTGAAACTAACAGAATAGATTGCTGAAAACAAGAGGAGAGATCCCATTTGAATATGTTGGAATACCTTTGGTATCTCTGAACTAGGCACTTTGCAATTTGTTTGCAACTGTTCTTATCCAGACCCTATCTTTCTCAGTATATGCATAATTTGCATTGGAGGCCAACAGGATGACACCTTCAGTTTTTGTTTCACCATTAGCTAGATCAGGACTCCTAAGAACTGGTTGAGCTAACAAAGAAAGAATCCCATCTGGCAGAATCTTCGCAAGCTGAGAATCTGGTCAAAGAATGGTTGGCAGCATAAGAAACATATTTTTAGGGATGTCAAACAAGGGGGAAAGGAATGTTCTGAAACTTCTGTAACCAGCTAACCACCAAATAGACATTAGTAACTTGAATGTTGTTCCTAACATGAATATTAAAGTTTGTACTTACAAATTTGGCATAGTAAAAAATATATCCACAAAATTAATATAGATATGCCTCCCTTAAACAACACAAAAGCTGCCCAGCCAAATGTAGTTATGTAGGTATAAGTTTTAAGTGGTAGAAGTTACAGTACAAACTTCATATGATTGGTACCAAGTACTAACTATCATGTACTAAGTTCAGTGAGACATATATGGTTATGGTTATGGTTGCATAGCTCCATAACCAAAACTTCATGTTAACAGAACATTGAAATATTCCACTAGGCGATAGCGGTGCACTTACCCGAGGAATTAGGGAAGTACAAGGCATTCCTCAAATCATTAAGTCCTACTTGCTGGATCTGACTTTTGAACCACTCAATCATGGCATACTTTGAAGTATTTGCAGGTGGATCCCAGTATCCTCGTACGCACAACACATCCCCAATTGCTATGAGCTGGGGAAAAGTACAGGCAACATGAGGCATGAGTGGTTAAAAAATTGCGATTCTTTCTAACAAGAATACAAGATTCACACAAGAACTGGAAAATATAATGGACAAATCAACATTGAAAACCTGCCCAGAATCGCACACCAAGAATATTTTGTTATTGCTACAACCATACAATACAGATAAGTAAGGAGCGAGTGCTTGTTATATCTGGGCTGAATTCCATCAAGTTAAATTCCAAATCGTATGAATGATGAGAATTTGAACCCATACCACAGAAGTGGTGTTTGTATTCCGCAGCAGGACATACGATGCCCACGCCAAGTCCTCCTTCTGCGCCGCTGACAGGTTCTCAGACATGACGAACACCTGCCTGCTCCTGTCGGGCAACGGCACACGGTTGGCAGCATCAGCGCCCTGCAACAGCAACCAAAATCCCAATCGCACAATTCTCAGTCCCCACCATCACAGAGCAATGTGACATTTCCATAAAAACAAGGAGGAAACCCCCTTCCCACCTCCAGGAACCTCCCGAGGAACGGCAGCGTCGCCGAGAACGCGGCCAGGCACAGCCCCAGAGCCTCGGACCTCTGCGAGTTCGCACGCACAACCAGTTAGGCGCGTCGGACATCGGTGGATGAGCAGGAGGGAGTCGGGAGGCCAGGGGATTGGCGAGGAGCGAGGACCGACGAGCTGCGCGGGCGTGGGGGACGGGGAGAGGAGGTGGTTGAGGACGACGAGCGCGCCGAAGCCGAGGCCTATCCACCGCGGGAGGTACGACTCATCGAGCCCGGGGATCCCTGCGCCAGACAGGAGCGCGGTTTAGAGCGGCCAGCTGTACACCGGCGGCGGGCtgagtgggaggaggaggggagggctgGTAGGTACCGAGGGTGAAGCGGAGGACGGAGAGGttgacctgctgctgctgcggaggGTCGGAATTGGAGGCGCGGACGCGGGCACGGGAGGACGGgggaacgcggcggcggggtgtgGCCGCCGAAGCCGAGCGTGGAAGGagcccggcggtggcggtgtggGGAGGGTGCGAGTGGTGGAGCGGCGGTGCGCGGGCGAGGAGCGGCATGGTGATTTCGGATTTGGTGCTGATTCTCTGTAAGACTGTTAACAGTGTGAAGAAGCTGGATTAGGCTAAAAAAAAGGAGTGAAGAAGCTGGATGATTTTCAATTCCATTGGGCCTTAGAGGCCTACACCTCGGTGGGCTATAGTTGCCGCATCTCCAAATAGGCCTGTTCGGCCCATCCTATCCAAGCTTCTCCGCCCACGGCCCTTACATTTCATTTCATGGCGCCGACGGCCCACACTCCAGGGCCGTAGTGTCCAGTGGGAGCGACACGACAAGGCGCACGCGACGACGATACGGCACGCCGACCTTGCCggtcaaaagtcaaaacaaaacgAAAGGCTCCTCCTACCCTAGTAAAGCATGTTGGTAACCAGCAAAAACAAAGCAGAGTGGAATTTTCTCTGAACCTACTACTACGAGTACCTCGGTAGTGGCTCTTTGCGTTCCTTCAGTCAAAAGCGTCGTCGAGTCTGCGAGCATTCCCGGGAACACGATCTGATGTCGTGGTAGACAAGGCAACGCATCTTCCAACCACCGGCGTCAGTCAGCAGTAGACAACGCAAAAGCGCCGTACGAGCAGCTGGTCGTTGCAAACAACCACTGAGCGAACGAGCGACCACATTTTTTCTTGGCTTGGCTGGGTGATCGCTGACGGCGAGGCCACTGATCAGAACAACGAAGCATCCCTATACAGCGGTGACCTGTCCTCGGAGAAAATTAGAAACCACAGACTCTCATGGCCTGTCGAACCGGCGAGCGCCTTGCTGCCTCAATGGGCCTGGCGACACGAAAAAGGGCGCTGCCCACCTCCGCTCAGATGCCGTGAGGAACAAGGGCGCAAGGCCGGGACAGGTCCGTGGCTTTATCATCATGCAGGTCGGCCACAAGAACAGCAATGGCGGAACGATGCACACGATCCTCGGGCGCACCGAAAGAGGATGTGCCAGCCAACAAGGACTGCAGCAGCTATAGGATGCGAATTCCTCCGGTTTCCCTCGTGCACCGGCACGGTGCACCCAGCTCAAACGCGCCATCATCCCGCGCCCCGGGTTGGGGAAGATCCTGCCGAGAACTAGTAAAAAGAACATGCAGTGAAATCCCAGCCAAATCGTTCTccattaaaaaagaaaaacaagcaaGTCCATGTGCAATGGCGACCGCATCTGCCGCATGCCAGTGGGATGCGTGCGCGGGATTCGCGGTTTTGCTTGTGCCACCTGACGATTGACTGCGAACGAACTCCCCCAACTGGTTCGCAACTGGCACTATATTTTCAGTATGAAACGGAGGGCATCAGATTTCTTTAGTTACGCGAACAAGATCGCCTGATCGTGGCGGCGATGACGACGGGATACAGGGGTCGCCCCACTTGCAAAGTTCGTGAGCAGCGTGCGATCGCTGAATAGTCTGTGCGTGTGATCTGTCTCTAAGATGGAACATTCTGTGTGGGATGGCAATAAAACAATGACGTGCGGATTTGGCAACGGTTTCAGATCGAAACTGCAGCGGACATGGGTTGTTGCCCACCGATTCAGTCATATGTTATCTTGATCGGTATTGCGGCCACAAAATCTTGTCTGCCCTCGTTGGCTCGATGGAGTGGTGTGCCATCTCGCTGCACCAACAAAGCAGATATGTCACACATGCTTTCATGCTGATGCTAGTAGCCTGTCAGCGTCAGAGTTCTCCGAGCCTGCCAGAAATGACTGGAGCAAGAAAGATGGAACCGTCAGGTTAAACTCTGCTTTCATGGATTGATGGATACCAGAAATTGCGGAACTATCTGAGACACACTCGCAACGGATGGCCAGAGCTCCTCCCATTACCATCAGCGACAGGTCTTAGATTAGTTACACGTACAGGCATAGGAAAACACCACAAACTGACCAATAGATAGTAATTGATTAGAAACTGGGAACGAAATTTTCCGATTCATTTCAGTACGTTTCGTCACTGGCCTCGACACTTGTTTCTCAGAAATTACAAGTTTAATGAAAACATCACAAACTGCAACACTGATAACAATGACATTTAAAACTCATTCGAGTACAATCTATCTCAGAGTCTCAATTCAGCTCAAGGGGGATAAAAACAACCTTGGGAAAGGACTGACAAAGCGCCCTAATGGTAACCCGACCACACAAAATTTCAGTTCTACAACCATGTACACTTCCAGCTCCTGCATACTTGAGCCCGAATTAAAATAGGATCAGGCTACAAGCTGCATTCAATCTAACATCCTAATGTGAGTAACCTCCACAACATCTACAATCTCATCTCTGAGACCTGACCACCCTTCCCTGCTGAAACCCCTTCCCCTTCGGGTAGATAAGCACTGAGTCGACACACAGGCCACCCTTTGTGTGCGTGCAGTCGATCTGCGCCATGGAGAACTTCAGTTTCATCTGCTGGTCAGGCTTTGAGGCCACAAAATCGCCTGCGTGGTACAAGACCCAGCTCCCAGGCTCCTCCAAGTAGCACTGGGACAATACTTGCTGACCGTCGGAGGTCGAGAGCTGGAAGCGGACAGGCTTCTTGTTCCAACCATGGACATGCTCTGAGCTGCAATGGCGGCGGCCAAATCGCTTGTAGAACTTCCCGAGATGGACCCTGAAGTACAGGCTATAGGTTCCGACAGGGAAACAGAAATCGACTTCGCCGACCACCTCGAACCACCAGATTTGCTGGAGGTAAGCTACAGACTGGAACCTGCATGGTAAAAATCGGTAGATATTGGTCAGATATTTTATTTCAGTAGAATGGTATCAGAAATAGTTACAAGAGAAATACAGATTGGAAGATAGCGAATCCCAGGTGAGCCCAATTAAATGAGACACCTGTAGACTGTAGTCAATATCTTCCAATGGAACGGAGTAGATAGGGGCTCCTTGTGCTAACACTTGGAAGCTTGAAAGCTACATTATATTCCTATAGCTATGATGAGAAAGCACAATCATTGATTTGAATCCACTTGAATTTACATGTCTTCGACTGAGGTGGTAGTGAACTTATGCATATCCTAAAATTTGAACATGTAAGCATTCATATCTATACGTTTCAGAGCAAACAACTTACGCATCTAAGGTAAACCATGTTCCAGAAAATAATATAAATGAATTAAGCATTTAATGAAGAAACAAGGAACAGGTCAGT is a genomic window containing:
- the LOC117839711 gene encoding protein COFACTOR ASSEMBLY OF COMPLEX C SUBUNIT B CCB2, chloroplastic — translated: MPLLARAPPLHHSHPPHTATAGLLPRSASAATPRRRVPPSSRARVRASNSDPPQQQQVNLSVLRFTLGIPGLDESYLPRWIGLGFGALVVLNHLLSPSPTPAQLRSEALGLCLAAFSATLPFLGRFLEGADAANRVPLPDRSRQVFVMSENLSAAQKEDLAWASYVLLRNTNTTSVLIAIGDVLCVRGYWDPPANTSKYAMIEWFKSQIQQVGLNDLRNALYFPNSSDSQLAKILPDGILSLLAQPVLRSPDLANGETKTEGVILLASNANYAYTEKDRVWIRTVANKLQSA